In Limibacter armeniacum, a single window of DNA contains:
- the nrfD gene encoding NrfD/PsrC family molybdoenzyme membrane anchor subunit, whose protein sequence is MEIVSKVREPLVTGGKTYKDITEDVCRPVEAAPNIKWLAGLGFALLLLVSGGYFLGEMLWYGIGKWGMNKSVEWAWDITNFVWWVGIGHAGTLISAVLLLFRQKWRTSINRAAEAMTIFAVICAAIWPVVHMGRPWLGAYWALPLPNAFGSLWVNFNSPLLWDVFAISTYFSVSLVFWFIGLIPDFATIRDRAIKPVPRLIYGMLSMGFNGSAKTWMHYESVSLILAGLSTPLVLSVHTIVSFDFATSVIPGWHTTIFPPYFVAGAIFSGFAMVLTLMIVTRKLYNLEDYITMEHIEMMNVIITVTGSVVGIAYITEFFIAWYSGVEYEQYAFVNRMTGQYWWAYWSMMTCNVISPQLFYFKGVRTNLYATFALSIVVNIGMWFERFVIIVTSLHRDYLPSSWVYFSPTIHDVMSYVFTFGLFFTLFLMFSKFFPVVNMAEVKSILRDSDSKVYRGRRTISDAVVPADHRTTEEEKARESVMA, encoded by the coding sequence ATGGAAATCGTATCAAAAGTTCGTGAGCCACTGGTAACCGGTGGTAAGACGTACAAAGATATCACAGAGGACGTTTGTCGTCCGGTGGAGGCTGCGCCAAATATCAAATGGTTGGCTGGTCTTGGATTTGCCCTACTGCTGCTCGTTTCAGGTGGCTACTTCCTGGGAGAGATGCTGTGGTATGGTATCGGTAAATGGGGTATGAACAAGTCAGTAGAATGGGCTTGGGATATCACCAACTTCGTATGGTGGGTAGGTATCGGTCACGCAGGTACCCTGATCTCTGCCGTACTTCTTTTGTTCCGCCAGAAATGGAGAACATCTATTAACCGTGCTGCGGAAGCAATGACGATCTTCGCCGTAATCTGTGCCGCTATCTGGCCAGTAGTACACATGGGTCGTCCTTGGTTGGGTGCTTACTGGGCTCTTCCACTTCCAAACGCATTTGGTTCACTGTGGGTAAACTTCAACTCACCACTACTTTGGGACGTATTCGCGATCTCAACTTACTTCTCTGTATCATTGGTATTCTGGTTCATCGGTCTGATTCCTGACTTTGCAACTATCCGTGACAGAGCAATTAAGCCAGTTCCAAGACTGATCTACGGTATGCTTTCAATGGGCTTCAATGGCTCAGCTAAAACTTGGATGCACTACGAATCAGTATCATTGATTCTGGCAGGTCTTTCGACTCCTTTGGTACTTTCAGTACACACGATTGTATCGTTTGACTTTGCTACTTCAGTGATTCCTGGATGGCACACAACTATTTTCCCTCCATACTTCGTAGCAGGTGCGATCTTCTCAGGTTTCGCCATGGTATTGACGTTGATGATTGTAACGCGTAAGCTTTACAACTTGGAGGACTACATCACAATGGAGCACATTGAGATGATGAACGTCATTATTACAGTGACAGGTTCAGTAGTAGGTATCGCCTACATTACTGAGTTCTTCATCGCTTGGTACTCAGGTGTAGAATATGAGCAATATGCTTTCGTAAACCGTATGACAGGTCAGTACTGGTGGGCTTACTGGTCAATGATGACTTGTAACGTAATCTCTCCACAGCTGTTCTACTTCAAAGGAGTAAGAACAAACCTGTATGCGACTTTCGCACTGTCAATCGTGGTAAACATTGGTATGTGGTTCGAGCGTTTCGTAATTATCGTAACATCACTGCACAGAGACTACCTGCCTTCAAGCTGGGTATACTTCTCGCCAACAATTCACGACGTGATGTCATACGTATTTACATTCGGTCTGTTCTTCACGCTGTTCCTGATGTTCTCTAAATTCTTCCCTGTAGTCAACATGGCTGAGGTGAAATCAATCCTTAGAGACTCAGACTCTAAAGTGTACAGAGGTCGTAGAACTATCTCTGATGCTGTAGTACCAGCTGACCACAGAACAACTGAAGAAGAAAAGGCAAGAGAAAGCGTAATGGCTTAA
- a CDS encoding DUF3341 domain-containing protein, whose amino-acid sequence MENNKHFVLGIFNDHNVLLKAVKAVRGKGVNIKEVYTPYPVHHLEDALGYKRSWMPKAAFMFGMTGTILAIVLQTWVMGIDWPMIIGGKSFIAIPDFVPITFELTVLLSAFGMVGSFFVSQGLKPYAVPVIFDRRQSDDKHVMAIDLAKNGLSEAELMGLLEETGAEEVKRRDLTEKEQEGNFITYIVDLFTHGVTDSARKLN is encoded by the coding sequence ATGGAAAACAATAAGCATTTCGTACTGGGTATATTCAACGACCACAACGTGTTGCTGAAAGCGGTGAAAGCTGTAAGAGGCAAGGGCGTGAATATCAAAGAGGTATATACTCCTTACCCGGTTCACCACCTAGAGGACGCACTAGGATATAAGAGATCTTGGATGCCAAAAGCGGCATTTATGTTTGGTATGACAGGTACAATCCTGGCAATCGTACTCCAAACTTGGGTGATGGGTATTGACTGGCCGATGATTATCGGTGGTAAGTCATTTATCGCTATCCCTGACTTTGTTCCGATTACTTTCGAGTTGACAGTACTACTGTCTGCATTCGGTATGGTAGGTTCATTCTTTGTATCACAAGGTCTGAAACCTTACGCTGTACCAGTTATATTTGACAGAAGACAATCTGACGACAAGCACGTAATGGCGATTGATTTGGCTAAAAATGGCTTGAGCGAAGCAGAACTTATGGGTCTTTTGGAAGAGACAGGCGCAGAAGAAGTGAAAAGAAGAGACCTGACTGAGAAAGAGCAGGAAGGTAACTTTATCACTTACATTGTTGACCTGTTTACACACGGTGTAACTGACTCAGCTCGTAAACTAAACTAA
- a CDS encoding c-type cytochrome produces the protein MRINKILLGLLAGAAVMTGCTAEGNDPGVEYAPQMYVSIPYEPLTQVTNEGVPTGLIEGLYEYYTNSTPYNDYKGKQPMNEMLPVEGTVARQNYSSVTKSLDAKPDQPLLYYKEYGKNDLEKAAAELQNPLPDSKDIVKEGKHLFEAYCQPCHGAAGDGQGKVGKVYLGVANLKGKAIVNATDGHIFHVITHGKGRMWSHKSQLNPEQRWKIVKYVRDLQGK, from the coding sequence ATGCGCATCAATAAAATACTTCTTGGACTTTTGGCAGGTGCTGCGGTAATGACAGGATGTACAGCGGAAGGTAACGATCCAGGTGTGGAGTATGCTCCACAAATGTATGTTTCAATCCCTTACGAGCCACTTACGCAGGTGACCAATGAAGGGGTTCCTACTGGTCTTATCGAAGGCTTGTATGAGTACTATACCAACTCAACTCCTTACAACGACTACAAAGGTAAGCAGCCGATGAACGAGATGCTTCCTGTTGAAGGTACAGTTGCTCGTCAGAACTACTCTTCAGTGACTAAGTCATTAGACGCTAAGCCAGACCAACCGCTTCTTTACTACAAAGAGTACGGTAAAAACGACTTGGAAAAAGCAGCAGCAGAGCTGCAAAACCCACTTCCAGACTCAAAAGATATCGTGAAAGAGGGTAAGCACCTTTTTGAGGCTTACTGTCAGCCATGTCACGGTGCAGCTGGTGATGGTCAAGGCAAAGTAGGTAAGGTATACCTTGGTGTAGCTAACCTGAAAGGCAAGGCTATCGTCAATGCAACTGACGGTCATATCTTCCACGTTATCACTCATGGAAAAGGCAGAATGTGGTCTCATAAATCACAGCTGAATCCTGAGCAGAGATGGAAAATCGTTAAATACGTAAGAGATCTTCAAGGTAAGTAA
- a CDS encoding quinol:cytochrome C oxidoreductase — translation MAHVDVDINNIQEQFSFSGDLKKKILGIGGLGVLVLVIGIVMLMFGGGHGHEEHHAALEAAANVASVASDGHGHAADVAAHAEGGEHHGGFHWTTVLKTNLWMNAVYFIGIALLGFFFFTIQFAANAGWSTPVQRIMLNFGRFIPIGGAILLVAFLIGNHDIFHWTHSYLFDPTSPEFDPVIKGKEGFLNLPFYLVRMVVFVAVWTVFFFMLNKLSTNEDLHVGSTVHFRRTQRISVAFLIFFGVSESIASWDWIMSIDTHWYSTLFGWYCLASWLVTAVSSITLVAVILKEMGYLKIVNENHFHDLGKFIFGFSIFWSYLFLAQFLLIYYANIPEETIYFIERLRSGNYFWIFVTMLLFNFVMPFFIMMTRDAKRKTMFLKIVTVVIIIGHWLDFYLMITPGVLKENGGMTLSAIGMGLVFLSGFAYVIFNGLTKAGLIPQNHPMIEEGIYHHT, via the coding sequence ATGGCTCACGTAGATGTAGATATCAACAACATTCAGGAGCAATTCTCCTTCTCGGGGGACCTGAAGAAAAAAATACTCGGTATTGGCGGACTGGGTGTGCTGGTACTTGTGATCGGCATAGTGATGCTGATGTTTGGTGGCGGACACGGTCATGAGGAGCACCATGCTGCTCTTGAGGCTGCTGCTAACGTAGCATCTGTAGCTTCTGATGGTCACGGGCACGCAGCAGATGTAGCGGCTCATGCTGAAGGTGGCGAGCACCACGGTGGTTTCCACTGGACAACTGTACTGAAAACTAACCTTTGGATGAATGCAGTATACTTTATCGGTATCGCACTTCTTGGTTTCTTCTTCTTTACAATCCAGTTTGCGGCAAACGCAGGTTGGTCAACGCCAGTTCAGCGTATCATGTTGAACTTCGGTAGATTTATTCCTATCGGTGGTGCTATCCTGTTGGTAGCATTCCTGATCGGTAACCACGATATTTTCCACTGGACGCACAGCTACCTGTTCGATCCAACAAGCCCAGAGTTTGACCCAGTTATCAAAGGTAAGGAAGGCTTCCTTAACCTTCCTTTCTACTTGGTTAGAATGGTAGTGTTCGTAGCAGTTTGGACAGTGTTCTTCTTTATGCTGAACAAACTTTCTACTAACGAGGATCTTCACGTAGGTTCAACTGTACACTTCAGAAGAACACAAAGAATCTCAGTAGCATTCTTGATCTTCTTCGGTGTATCAGAGTCTATCGCTTCTTGGGACTGGATCATGTCAATCGACACACACTGGTACTCAACACTATTCGGTTGGTACTGTCTGGCTAGCTGGTTGGTAACTGCGGTTTCATCAATCACGTTGGTAGCAGTAATCCTGAAAGAAATGGGTTACCTGAAAATTGTTAACGAAAACCACTTCCATGACCTTGGTAAGTTTATCTTCGGTTTCTCAATCTTCTGGTCGTACCTGTTCCTTGCGCAGTTCCTTTTGATCTACTACGCTAACATCCCAGAGGAAACAATTTACTTTATTGAGCGTCTGAGATCAGGAAACTACTTCTGGATCTTCGTTACAATGTTGTTGTTCAACTTTGTAATGCCTTTCTTCATCATGATGACAAGAGATGCGAAGAGAAAGACTATGTTCCTGAAGATCGTTACTGTAGTAATCATCATCGGTCACTGGTTGGACTTCTACCTGATGATCACTCCAGGTGTTCTGAAAGAAAACGGTGGTATGACTTTGTCAGCTATCGGTATGGGTCTGGTATTCCTGTCAGGTTTTGCTTACGTGATCTTCAATGGTCTTACTAAAGCAGGTCTGATTCCTCAGAATCACCCAATGATCGAGGAAGGTATCTACCACCACACTTAA
- the ygiD gene encoding 4,5-DOPA-extradiol-dioxygenase — MGRIKAFDKLKDTGYTMPVLFVGHGSPMNGIEDNEFSRYWAKLGKEIPEPAAVLCISAHWLTRGTHITAMDAPRTIHDFGGFPKELFEVEYPAPGSPEIAKSTSDLIASTSVGLDHDWGLDHGCWTVVRHMYPNANIPVLQLSIDYDKPASYHYELGKELQALRKKGVLIMGSGNMVHNLRMVAWDKMSTPDFGFDWALEINEKFKQLISAQDHQSLIDYQKLGQAARLAVPTPDHYFPLLYTLALQQESDEVSFFNDRYVGGSLNMTSVKISAS; from the coding sequence ATGGGAAGAATTAAAGCGTTTGATAAACTGAAGGACACAGGTTATACAATGCCTGTACTTTTTGTAGGACATGGGTCTCCTATGAATGGAATTGAAGACAATGAGTTTAGCCGTTATTGGGCAAAACTAGGTAAAGAAATACCAGAGCCAGCTGCCGTATTGTGTATTTCGGCACATTGGCTGACAAGGGGAACACATATTACGGCAATGGACGCTCCAAGAACGATTCATGACTTTGGTGGTTTCCCAAAAGAGTTGTTTGAGGTAGAGTACCCTGCACCGGGAAGCCCTGAAATAGCAAAGTCAACGAGTGATCTGATTGCTTCAACCTCAGTAGGGCTAGACCATGATTGGGGGTTGGATCACGGTTGCTGGACTGTGGTCAGACACATGTACCCAAATGCCAATATTCCTGTCCTTCAATTGAGTATTGATTATGATAAGCCCGCATCATATCATTATGAGTTGGGCAAAGAGTTGCAGGCATTAAGAAAGAAGGGAGTTTTGATAATGGGAAGTGGCAATATGGTCCATAACCTTAGAATGGTAGCTTGGGATAAGATGAGTACACCTGACTTTGGGTTTGACTGGGCATTGGAAATCAACGAAAAGTTCAAGCAGCTGATTTCAGCCCAAGACCATCAGTCCTTAATTGATTATCAGAAACTAGGACAAGCTGCCCGATTGGCAGTGCCAACCCCAGACCATTATTTCCCTTTGCTCTATACCTTGGCATTGCAGCAGGAGAGTGATGAGGTATCCTTTTTTAATGACAGGTATGTAGGAGGGTCTCTTAATATGACATCCGTGAAGATTTCAGCTAGTTAG
- a CDS encoding DUF4139 domain-containing protein, translated as MRILLIALLLLSGSQLLAQTYKDVSSKVKSATVYTKGAQIIRKANVSLKAGKNYLKFTKLSENINPSNLQLSGNGTYTLISVKHQHNYLSKEDKQQDADREVWKQKLDLLNKQEVKERAKLRVVDRELEILLANKQLRGEQQNLSTQELMTAMNYFSSKMTEIEEKKIAINSRLEDIKEEKEKLIHQISLLKKGNDELVSEVLAVVDVPQALDWKVELTYTIDKAGWFPTYDIRVNKLNEPMQIVSKASVFQQSGYDWKDVKLSISSGNPSQNQVLPTMDTWYLDYTYSTFNSRNYGSQSYYSTPASSLGIHQVSGKIRDERGEPIAGATVLVKGSTIGTVTNREGYYSLQLPNNAAVLVVHYIGYENVEVPINQSVANVTLKEDINQLDEVVVVGYGTEVKKRLSGKVAGVNVSKAKKEEAPKPIPVTRTENPVSFNYEIKIPYTVPSDGQSYVIEMLKQEVPTEYAYSAVPKLEEGAFLMARVPDWENYDFLEGEASLYFDNNFVGKTVISSETVTDTLDISLGKDERIVVKREKVKELKEKAFIGATRKATRAWTISLKNARSETVEVNLKDQIPVSVNDEIEVELLSGDGAELDDKTGLLTWKIKLKPGQSKDFTFKYMVRYPKKENVLLE; from the coding sequence ATGAGAATATTACTTATCGCGCTTCTGCTATTATCTGGAAGCCAACTTTTAGCACAAACTTACAAAGATGTATCAAGTAAGGTAAAAAGCGCTACAGTGTACACTAAAGGCGCTCAAATCATAAGGAAAGCAAATGTCAGTTTGAAAGCAGGTAAGAACTACTTGAAATTCACCAAGCTTTCAGAAAACATAAATCCTTCTAACCTTCAGTTGAGTGGGAATGGCACCTATACACTGATCAGTGTCAAACACCAGCATAATTACCTGAGCAAGGAAGATAAGCAGCAAGATGCTGACCGTGAAGTATGGAAACAGAAGCTAGACTTACTCAACAAACAAGAAGTTAAGGAGAGAGCCAAGCTGAGGGTAGTGGATAGAGAATTGGAAATTCTGTTGGCAAACAAACAACTCAGAGGGGAGCAACAGAACCTGAGCACACAGGAGTTGATGACAGCCATGAACTATTTCAGCAGCAAGATGACTGAGATAGAGGAGAAGAAAATTGCCATCAATAGCAGGTTGGAGGATATCAAAGAAGAAAAAGAAAAACTGATCCATCAAATTTCCTTGTTGAAGAAAGGGAATGATGAACTGGTAAGCGAAGTGTTGGCTGTGGTGGATGTACCTCAGGCTCTTGATTGGAAAGTGGAGTTAACCTATACCATTGACAAGGCAGGTTGGTTTCCAACATATGACATTCGTGTAAACAAGCTGAATGAACCAATGCAGATTGTCTCCAAGGCAAGTGTTTTTCAGCAAAGTGGCTATGACTGGAAAGATGTTAAGCTATCCATTTCTTCTGGTAACCCATCTCAGAATCAGGTTTTGCCTACCATGGATACTTGGTACCTGGATTATACCTATTCCACTTTCAATTCAAGAAACTATGGTAGCCAAAGTTACTATAGCACACCTGCTTCTTCACTGGGTATCCATCAGGTGAGTGGTAAAATCAGGGATGAGAGAGGTGAACCAATAGCGGGAGCAACTGTCCTTGTAAAAGGATCAACGATTGGAACAGTTACGAATAGAGAAGGTTATTACTCATTGCAGTTGCCAAATAATGCAGCCGTTTTGGTTGTTCACTATATTGGTTATGAAAATGTAGAGGTACCGATAAATCAGTCGGTAGCCAATGTTACACTGAAGGAGGATATAAATCAGCTTGATGAAGTAGTAGTTGTGGGTTATGGCACGGAAGTTAAAAAAAGACTGTCAGGAAAAGTAGCAGGCGTTAATGTAAGTAAAGCTAAAAAAGAGGAGGCTCCCAAACCTATTCCAGTTACCCGAACAGAGAACCCTGTCAGCTTTAACTATGAGATCAAAATACCTTATACAGTGCCTTCAGACGGTCAGTCTTATGTAATTGAGATGCTTAAGCAGGAAGTGCCTACAGAATACGCTTACAGTGCTGTTCCAAAATTGGAGGAGGGAGCATTCCTGATGGCTAGGGTACCTGACTGGGAGAATTATGACTTCCTTGAAGGAGAGGCAAGTTTGTATTTTGATAACAATTTTGTCGGTAAAACGGTCATCAGTAGCGAGACCGTAACAGATACTTTGGACATCTCTTTGGGTAAGGATGAGCGAATAGTGGTCAAGCGTGAAAAGGTAAAAGAACTGAAAGAGAAAGCTTTCATTGGCGCTACGAGAAAGGCAACAAGAGCTTGGACCATTTCATTGAAAAATGCCCGTTCCGAAACGGTTGAGGTTAACCTTAAAGACCAGATTCCGGTATCGGTCAATGATGAGATTGAAGTTGAGTTGCTTTCAGGAGATGGGGCAGAATTAGATGACAAGACGGGCTTGTTGACTTGGAAGATCAAACTGAAGCCTGGACAATCCAAGGACTTTACATTTAAATATATGGTACGATATCCGAAAAAGGAAAATGTGCTGCTAGAGTAG